The sequence below is a genomic window from Methylocystis sp. IM3.
CCAGCAGGGCTTCTCCTTTTCCTTCATCGAGGAAATGTGGTCGCGTAATCTGCCCAACATTCTCATGAGCCCGCTGCGGCCGGCGGAATTCGTCGTCTCGCTCATCGTCATGAGCCTCGTGCGGCTCATGGTCGGCGTGCTACCGGTGACGCTGCTCGCCATCGTCTTTTTCGGCTTCAATCTCTGGGGGCTCGGCGTCGCCTTCGGCGCCTTTTTCGTCGTGCTGATGTTCTTCGCCTGGAGCATCGGCCTCTTCGTCTCGGGCCTGTTGCTGCGGCTCGGGCTCGGCGCCGAAAATCTCGTCTGGTCGCTGATGTTCTTCGTGCAGCCGCTCGGCGCCGTTTATTATCCGGTCTCGACATTGCCCAACTGGCTTCAACCCGTCTCCTGGACGCTGCCGCCGACCTATGTCTTCGAGGGGCTTCGCGCGCTGCTCATCGACCATGTGATCCGCTGGGATCTTCTGGCGCAGGGGCTTGCGATCGACGCGCTGCTCTTCTCCCTCGCCTGCTTCGCCTTCGGCAAGCTTTTGAACAGCGCGCGCCGGGCGGGCACGCTTTTGCAAGCGGGGGAATGATGGGGGCGAAACGCGCGGATGCGGCGCTTTGCGAACGCGGCTTCTTCGAAAGCCGCGCCAAGGCGCGCGAGGCGATCGAGGCGGGACTCGTCACCGTCGACGGGCGCCGCGTGACGAAGCCCGCGACGCCGATCGCGGAAGGGGCGGAGATCGTCGCCTCGGCCCCCTACCCCTGGGTCTCGCGCGGCGGCGTCAAGCTCGTGCACGCGCTCGACGTTTTCGGCGTCGATCCCGCGGGCCTCTCCTGCCTCGATGTCGGCGCCTCGACGGGGGGCTTCACCGACGTGCTGCTCGCGCGCGGCGCCCGCCATGTCGCGGCGGTCGATGTGGGCCATGATCAATTGCACGAACGGCTGCGGCGCGATCCGCGCGTGACCTCCATGGAGGGCCAGGACGCGCGCAGCTTGAGTCTTTCCCAACTCGCCGAGGCCCCGGCCGTCATCGTGATGGATGCGAGCTTCATCTCGCTCTCGGCGCTGTTGCCGAATGTGTTGTCGCTCGCGGCGCCCGGCGCCATGCTCGTCGCGCTCATCAAGCCGCAGTTCGAGGCCGGACGCGCGGCGGTCAGAAAAGGCATCGTGCGGGACGAAGCGGCGCACGCCGAAGTTTGCGCCCGTACGCACCGCGAGATCGAGGGCCTCGGCTGGCGGGTCGCCGGCGTGACGCCCTCGCCGATCGCCGGCGGCGACGGCAACCGGGAGTTTCTCGTCTGCGCTCGTCGCTCCGAGGGGTGAGACATGACCATGCCGAAGCGCCTACAAGCGATCCACGCGAGCGCCGCGCCTCCCTCCCTCCCCTTTACGGGGAGGGTGGCCCGCAACGCGGGCCGGGTGGGGTTGGGCCAACAAACGGGCGCCGCCCAATGAAAGAATTACGCATCGAACGTCTCGGCCATCGCGGCGAAGGCGTCGCCCATGACGGCGGCGCGCGGGTCTTCGCGCCCTATGCGCTTCCCGGCGAGACGATTCTTGCGGAAATCGAGGGAGAACAGGCGCGGGTCGTGGAGATCGTCGACGCCTCGCCAGACCGCATCGCGCCCATTTGTCCGCATTACGCCCATTGCGGCGGCTGCGCCGTGCAGGCGCTGGCGCCGGCGCGTTACGACGAATGGAAGCGCGGCCTGGTCGAAACGGCGCTCGCCCATGCGGGGCTGCGGCTCCCGGTGGCGCCGCTCGTCCATGCGCATGGGGCGGGACGCCGGCGCGTCACCTTTCACGCCCGCATGGATCGCGGCAAGGCCCGCGTCGGCTTCATGGCGGCGCGCTCGCACGAGATCGTCGAGATCGACGCCTGCCCCTTGCTCGCGCCCAGCCTTTCCGGGGCGCTCCCGGCCGCCCGCGCCATCGCGCAGATCCTCGCCACCCGCGGCAAGCCGCTCGATATCGCCATCACCGCCACGCGCGAGGGGATGGATGTCGATCTGCGCGGCGCGGGACCGCTCGACGCCAAGGAGGTCGGCGCGCTGACCGAGGCGGCGCAGGCGCATGATCTCGCCCGCCTGACGAATCATGGCCGGCTCGTCGCGCTGCGTCGGACGCCGCATGTCGCGGTCGGCTCCGCCAGCGTGCTGCTGCCGCCGGGCTCCTTTCTCCAGGCGACGCAGGCCGGCGAAGAGGCGCTCGCCGCGCGCGTGCTGGAGGCGACGCGCGGAGCGAGGAAGGTCGCGGATCTCTTTTGCGGCGTCGGCGCCTTCGCGCTGCGCCTGGCGGAACAGGCGAAAGTCTCGGCCTATGACAGCGCCGCCGGCGCGGTCGACGCCATGCGCGCGGGCGCCCGCGCCGCCCCCGGCCTCAAGCCGCTCGAAGGGGAGGTCCGCGACCTGTTCGCCCGGCCGCTGTCCGCGCGGGAGCTTTCGCCCTTCGACGCGGTCGTTTTCGATCCGCCCCGCGCCGGCGCCCTGGCCCAGGCGACGGAAATCGCGGCGTCGGACGTTCCTCTCGCGGTCGCGGTTTCCTGCAATGCACAAAGTTTCGCGCGCGACGCCGCGCTTTTGATCAGCGGCGGTTTCGAGGTGAAGGGAATCACCCCGGTTGACCAGTTCCGCTACGCACCCCATGTCGAGATCGTTGCGGTCTTTTCGCGCAGCTCGGGCCAGAAAAGGGCAAAACGCAGCCTTTTAGGGTGAATCCCTTAATTTTCGGGCAATGGTTCTGTGTCGAGAATGTCTCAACGGAGGGAAATCGAGATCAAATTTGGCCGCGCCTACAGCAAAGCCCGTTGCCGCAGAAAAAAATCAGGCATAGGATTTGCGAGATGGTCCGGTGCAGGCGGGGACCCGATGGTCTCCGGAACTGGAAGGAGATAATCATGATGAATGCGCTTATCGCCGCAGCATTGTGTAGTGTCGTCCTCGCAAGCGCGCCCAGCGCCGCGCGCGCTTACGTCTACGCCCGCAGGAAAGACGCGAGAGCACGCCGTCCCCGTTACTGACGGCCGGCTCCACAACGAAAAGGGCGCCTTCTCTGTCTCAGAGCGCTTGGTTTGACGCGCCCGATCTCTGCGATCGCCTCAGGGCGATCGTCGGATCTTCCGCCGTGGCGGCCGAAGCGGCGGAGATGGACGCTTACCTCTCCGAACCGCGCGACCTTTATCGCGGCCGCGCAATGTGCGTCGTCAAGCCCTCGGACGCCGAGCAGGTCTCCAGCGTTCTCTCGCTTTGCAACGCGCATGGGGTGGCAATCGTTCCACAGGGCGGCAATACGGGCCTCGTCGGCGGCCAGACGCCGGATGCGAGCGGCCGGCAGGTCGTCCTCTCCCTGTCGAGACTGAACCGCATCCGCGAAGTCGATCCGGCCTCCGACGCCATGACGCTCGAAGCGGGCGTGACGCTGGCGCGGGCGCAGGAGGTTGCGGAAGCGGCGGATCGCTATTTCCCGCTCTCGCTCGCCTCGGAAGGCAGCTGCACCATCGGCGGCAATCTCGCGACCAATGCGGGCGGCGTTCATGTGCTCGCCTATGGGGCGGCGCGCGATCTGGCGCTCGGGCTCGAAGTCGCGCTGGCCGACGGCCGCCTGCTTTCGACGCTCGGCAAATTGCGCAAGGACAATACGGGCTACAATCTCACCCAGCTCTTCATCGGCTCGGAGGGCACGCTCGGCGTCATCACCGCCGCGACCCTCAAGCTTTTTCCGCGCCCGCGCTCGAAGGCGGTCGCCTTTCTCGGGCTCGAAAGCCCCGAAAACGCCCTGGCGCTGCTCAATTTCATGAAGGGCCGCGCAGGGCCTGCCCTTCAGGCCTTCGAACTCCTGCCGCGCCTCGGGCTCGACCTCGTTTCGCGCCACATTCCCGGCGCGCGCGACCCGCTCGGCGCGCCCGCGCCCTGGTACGTGCTGTTCGAAATCGCCGGCTTTTCAGACGGCGAGGCCGAGCGCATCGCGGATGCGGCGCTCGCCGAGGCGCTGGAGGCGGAATTGATTTTGGACGCGACGCGCGCTCAGTCGCTGGATCAGGCGGCGGCGCTGTGGCGGCTGCGCGAGAGCATGTCGGAAGCGCAAAAGCGCGAGGGCGGCTCCATCAAGCACGATATTTCCGTGCCCATCGAACGCATCCCGGAGTTCATCGCCGAGGCCGGCCGGCGCATCGCCGCGCGCTTTCCGCAGGCGCGGCCCGTGCCGTTCGGCCATATGGGCGACGGCAATCTCCACTATAACGTCTCGCAGCCGGCGGGCGCCGACAAAGCCGCCTTTCTCGCGCAATGGGACGAGATGAACGCGCTCGTTCACGGGCTCGTGGACGAATTCGGCGGCTCGATTTCCGCCGAGCACGGGATCGGCCAATTGAAGCGGTCGCTGCTCACGCAGGTCAAGAGCCCGGTCGCGCTCGATGTGATGCGCGCCCTCAAGAACGCGCTCGATCCCAAGGGCGTGCTCAACCCCGGCAAGCTCCTGTAATGTTCACACGAGCGTCGGGGCCAACGGCTCCTGCAGTTTCGCGCCCTCGCTCGTCGCCTTGTTGATCTCCGGGCCGATCTCGAAAAACTCCAGCGCATCGTCGGCGGCGGGCTTCAAAAGCGCCGCGGCCTCCTCGACGCGCGTTTCGTCGCAGTCGAGCCAGCGGGCGAAATCCTTGGGCTCGATGATCGCCGGCATGCGGTCGTGAATGGCCGCCGTCGCGCCGCTGGCGCCGGTCGTGAGAATGCAGGCCGTGTCGATTTCCGCGCCATCGGCGCCGGCGTAGGTCTCCCACACTCCGGCGAGGCCCATGGGCGCGCCGTCGGCCCGGCGGAAGAGATAGGGCTTGCGCAGGATCCGGCCGCCGGCGGGCAGTTTCAGCCATTCGTAATAGGCGTCGGCGGGCACGAGGCAGCGGCGCCGCTTCATCGCGGCGCGAAAGCTCGCCTTGTCGACGACCGTCTCGGCGCGGGCGTTGATGATCAAGGGAAAGTCGCGCGGGTCCTTCACGAAGCCCGGCACGAAACCCCAGCGCGCCAGCATGAAACGCCGCACGGGTCCCTGCGCGCCCCGCTCGGTCGTGACGACGGCGATCGGCTGAGTCGGCGCGATATTGTAGCGCGGCGGGAAGTTCGGCGTCTCCGCATAGCCGAAGAGCTGGCGGATCGCCTCCGGCGCAGAGGTCAGGGAGTAACGCCCGCACATTGAAACCAGCCGCCTCCTCATCAGCTCCGGGGACTCGCAGATAAGCTCTATTTCCGCGCGAAAAAGGCCGCGAGCCGCGCCCGCGTCTCATTCGACGCGAGCGCCTCGGCGAAGAGCCGGGCCTCCGCGTCGATGCGGGCCAGCAGGTCGGCCGGGTCGCCGCGCAGCAGGCGCCGGGAGGCGACGAGCGCCTCGGCGGGCTTCGCCGCCAGCGCCTGCGCCGCCATCATGGCCGCCTCCAACACGCCCTCGGACGGAGCCAGCGCGTTGACGAGGCCGAGGCGATGCGCCTCCTCGCCAGAAAAAGGTTCCCCCAGAAGCAGATATTGCGCGGCTCTGGCCATGCCGAACCGTTGCGGGACCAGAAGGCTCGCCCCCGCCTCCGGCACGAGGCCGAGGTCGATGAAGGGCATGCGCAGGCGCGCCTGCGGGGCGGCGTACACGAGGTCGCAATGGAAGAGCATCGTCGCCCCGACGCCGATCGCGTCCCCCTTCACCGCCGCCACCATGGGCTTCTCAAAGGCCGCGAGCGCGCGCACGAACTGCAAGGCCGGAAAATTCTCCAGGCTCTCCGAGAGGAAATTGCGGAAGTCGGCAAGATCGTTGCCGGCCGTGAAATCCTCCCCCGCGCCCGCGAACACGACCGCGCGCACCGCGGCGTCCCGCTGCGCCGCGTCGAGCGCCGCGATCAGCGCCCGATAGGCGTCCCGGTCGAGCGCGTTCTTCTTTTCCGGCCGGTTGAAGACGAGACGCAGAACGGCGCCGACGCGAGAGAGATGAATCTTTTCGGACATGCCTGCCCTCTTGCCGCAGCGAGGCGTTCGATGCGAAGACCCGAGCCGGAGGGCTTCGGGCTTCGCGAGCGTATCGGCCAGGCGGATACGCAGCAACCGGAGACGAATTCTCAACGGTTTGCGCGCGTCTCCTGAATGGCGACGCTCGCAAAGCGGGACGTGGCTTTGTAGAGTCGATTCGGCTCTGGTGTCTCTCACGGCGCCTTGATCGGATGTAGCTTGGCGCTCGAAAGCATGGATAGAGACGATCTTGTTCTGGTGACGGGCGCGAGCGGTTTCATCGGCGGCGCCGTCGTCCGGCTTCTCGTGGCAAGAGGCGCTCGCGTTCGCGCGCTGGCGCGCCCCGAGAGTTCGCGGGAGAACATCCCGCCGGGCTGCGAGGTCGCAGAGGGCGACATCACCGATCTCGAAAGCGTCCGCGCCGCAATGAAAGGCGTGCGCCGGCTTTTCCATGTCGCGGCGAATTACCGGCTCTGGGCGCCGGCCCCGGAGACCCTGTTTCACGTCAATGTGCGGGGCTCCGAAATCGTGATGCGCGAAGCCCAGCGCGCAGGGGTCGAGCGCATCGTCTATACGAGCAGCGTGGCGACGCTCGCCGCCGCCAATGGCCGCCTCAGCGCCGAAAGCGACCGGCTTCCGCCCGAAAAGGCGATCGGCGCCTATAAGCAAAGCAAGATCGTCGCGGAGCGCCTGGTCGAGCGCATGATCGCCGAAGAGGGACTGCCCGCCGTCATCGTCTGCCCGGCGGCGCCGCTCGGGCCGGGCGACCTCAAGCCGACGCCCACGGGCCGCCTCGTCAAGGAAGCCGTGCGCGGCGCCATGCCCGCCTATGTCGAGACGGGCCTCAACATCGTGCATGTCGACGACGTGGCCGCGGGCCATCTCGCGGCCATGGAGCGGGGCGCGATCGGCGAACGCTACATCCTCGGCGGCGAAAATCTGACGCTCTGCGAGTTGCTGACCGAGATCGCCTGTCTGACCGGCCGCGCGCCGCCGCGCTTTCGACTGCCGCCCGGACCGCTCATGCCGCTCGCCCATGTGAACGAATGGGGCGCGCGCCTCCTCGGCTACGAGCCCTTCCTGCATTGCGACAGCCTGAGAATGTCGCGCACGCGCATGTTCTTCGACGACGCCAAGGCGCGCCGCGAACTCGGCTACGAGACGCGCCCCGCGCGTCTCGCCGTGAGAGATGCGGTCAACTGGTTCAGCGGGACGGCGCCCGCCCACGGATCGCAAACGATCACGGCCCCATCCTCGCGGGGAGGATGAGGCCGTGAGAGGCGCCGCACGGGTCTAATGCCGGCCGCGCCCGTTCGTCATCGCATTCACCAGACGCGAGGCCACCATCAGGCCGAGCCCCGCGCCGAGAAGCAGGGGCAGATTGCGCGGCGCCTCCCGCAGCGCGACGCGCGCCGCGTTCTTCGCCGCGACGGGCGCCGCGCTTTTGGCGAGGTCCATGAGCGCCTGCGTCGCATTGGAGGAGTTGATGGCGCGCGACAGGGCCGTGAACGGTGAAGCCGCAGTCAGCGCGGCGAGCTCTTCGCTCGCGCGCGCCAGTTGAACCGCCTCGCGCCGACGCGCATAGGCGTAGACGAAAAGCGAGATCGCCAGAAATGCGCCCGCAACGGCCAGATTGCCGAAGAGCGTCCCCAGGCTCTGGGTCGCCCAATAGTCCGCCGCCGCGGTTGCGAATCCGAAGGCAATCAGCAACGGAACCGCCGCCATGGCATTTCCGGACAGGCGGGTGATCGTGGCGCCGACCGCGTTTTCGGCCCTCTTGATGATCGGCTCGAACATTGACGTCAACTCGAGGCTGGAGGAACGATCTACCGGCCCATCCTCCAGAACGCGCCGAAGATGAAGCCCGCAAACGCCGCCAGGGCCACCGTCGTCGTCGGCTGCGACCGCGCCGAGGTCTCGATCGCCGAGCGGAAATTGCCCAAAACCTCGCCGGTGCGCTCCGCCGCCCGGCCGCTCCGCTCCGTCACGGCGTTCAGCGCCGCATTGGCCCGGCCCATGCCCTGCTGAACGGCGCGGCCCACCTGCTCGCTCGCCGCGGACGCCTGGTCGGCGATCGCGCCGCTCATGTCGCTCGCGCCATGACCATTGTGCTGCTGGCGCTGAATGTTTCGTTCCTCGGCCATTGCCGCCTCCAAGGGTAAGCAAGTGGCGAGTTAACGCGACGCGCATGGAGTTGTTCCTGGCCCAAGCCGCTTGCCCAAGCCGCTTGCCCAAGCGGCTGGGCGAAGCGGCTGGTCCAAGCGGCTGGCCGGCGCGCTGGCGGCGGCGCGGCGCGGCGCGTCAGGCGCCGCGCACCATCATCAGGAATTCCTCCCGCGTGCGCGCATCGTCGCGGATGACGCCGAGC
It includes:
- a CDS encoding ABC transporter permease; the encoded protein is MGGVFSLRRVGAMVLRYSYLLRASYTRVLDIIYWPFLQMLTWGFLQTYLVKAGALQAPGGAAQAAGTLIGAILLWDILLRGQQGFSFSFIEEMWSRNLPNILMSPLRPAEFVVSLIVMSLVRLMVGVLPVTLLAIVFFGFNLWGLGVAFGAFFVVLMFFAWSIGLFVSGLLLRLGLGAENLVWSLMFFVQPLGAVYYPVSTLPNWLQPVSWTLPPTYVFEGLRALLIDHVIRWDLLAQGLAIDALLFSLACFAFGKLLNSARRAGTLLQAGE
- a CDS encoding TlyA family RNA methyltransferase — encoded protein: MGAKRADAALCERGFFESRAKAREAIEAGLVTVDGRRVTKPATPIAEGAEIVASAPYPWVSRGGVKLVHALDVFGVDPAGLSCLDVGASTGGFTDVLLARGARHVAAVDVGHDQLHERLRRDPRVTSMEGQDARSLSLSQLAEAPAVIVMDASFISLSALLPNVLSLAAPGAMLVALIKPQFEAGRAAVRKGIVRDEAAHAEVCARTHREIEGLGWRVAGVTPSPIAGGDGNREFLVCARRSEG
- the hpnA gene encoding hopanoid-associated sugar epimerase, which gives rise to MDRDDLVLVTGASGFIGGAVVRLLVARGARVRALARPESSRENIPPGCEVAEGDITDLESVRAAMKGVRRLFHVAANYRLWAPAPETLFHVNVRGSEIVMREAQRAGVERIVYTSSVATLAAANGRLSAESDRLPPEKAIGAYKQSKIVAERLVERMIAEEGLPAVIVCPAAPLGPGDLKPTPTGRLVKEAVRGAMPAYVETGLNIVHVDDVAAGHLAAMERGAIGERYILGGENLTLCELLTEIACLTGRAPPRFRLPPGPLMPLAHVNEWGARLLGYEPFLHCDSLRMSRTRMFFDDAKARRELGYETRPARLAVRDAVNWFSGTAPAHGSQTITAPSSRGG
- a CDS encoding SOS response-associated peptidase, with protein sequence MCGRYSLTSAPEAIRQLFGYAETPNFPPRYNIAPTQPIAVVTTERGAQGPVRRFMLARWGFVPGFVKDPRDFPLIINARAETVVDKASFRAAMKRRRCLVPADAYYEWLKLPAGGRILRKPYLFRRADGAPMGLAGVWETYAGADGAEIDTACILTTGASGATAAIHDRMPAIIEPKDFARWLDCDETRVEEAAALLKPAADDALEFFEIGPEINKATSEGAKLQEPLAPTLV
- a CDS encoding FAD-binding oxidoreductase produces the protein MDAYLSEPRDLYRGRAMCVVKPSDAEQVSSVLSLCNAHGVAIVPQGGNTGLVGGQTPDASGRQVVLSLSRLNRIREVDPASDAMTLEAGVTLARAQEVAEAADRYFPLSLASEGSCTIGGNLATNAGGVHVLAYGAARDLALGLEVALADGRLLSTLGKLRKDNTGYNLTQLFIGSEGTLGVITAATLKLFPRPRSKAVAFLGLESPENALALLNFMKGRAGPALQAFELLPRLGLDLVSRHIPGARDPLGAPAPWYVLFEIAGFSDGEAERIADAALAEALEAELILDATRAQSLDQAAALWRLRESMSEAQKREGGSIKHDISVPIERIPEFIAEAGRRIAARFPQARPVPFGHMGDGNLHYNVSQPAGADKAAFLAQWDEMNALVHGLVDEFGGSISAEHGIGQLKRSLLTQVKSPVALDVMRALKNALDPKGVLNPGKLL
- a CDS encoding enoyl-CoA hydratase-related protein yields the protein MSEKIHLSRVGAVLRLVFNRPEKKNALDRDAYRALIAALDAAQRDAAVRAVVFAGAGEDFTAGNDLADFRNFLSESLENFPALQFVRALAAFEKPMVAAVKGDAIGVGATMLFHCDLVYAAPQARLRMPFIDLGLVPEAGASLLVPQRFGMARAAQYLLLGEPFSGEEAHRLGLVNALAPSEGVLEAAMMAAQALAAKPAEALVASRRLLRGDPADLLARIDAEARLFAEALASNETRARLAAFFARK
- a CDS encoding class I SAM-dependent RNA methyltransferase, which produces MKELRIERLGHRGEGVAHDGGARVFAPYALPGETILAEIEGEQARVVEIVDASPDRIAPICPHYAHCGGCAVQALAPARYDEWKRGLVETALAHAGLRLPVAPLVHAHGAGRRRVTFHARMDRGKARVGFMAARSHEIVEIDACPLLAPSLSGALPAARAIAQILATRGKPLDIAITATREGMDVDLRGAGPLDAKEVGALTEAAQAHDLARLTNHGRLVALRRTPHVAVGSASVLLPPGSFLQATQAGEEALAARVLEATRGARKVADLFCGVGAFALRLAEQAKVSAYDSAAGAVDAMRAGARAAPGLKPLEGEVRDLFARPLSARELSPFDAVVFDPPRAGALAQATEIAASDVPLAVAVSCNAQSFARDAALLISGGFEVKGITPVDQFRYAPHVEIVAVFSRSSGQKRAKRSLLG